In a single window of the Zonotrichia leucophrys gambelii isolate GWCS_2022_RI chromosome 2, RI_Zleu_2.0, whole genome shotgun sequence genome:
- the CCDC201 gene encoding coiled-coil domain-containing protein 201 produces the protein MSEEDDSFLNVKRSLKKRTVKHSTPVDSVFSRTIPSSLDLTNQSIKDQDATKRVYGSPMPKSNLSRSLSQVTLVRADVYIPPMSPRPLSTAFDLQELNKEKSQSSRLVFSRRRLSTVLASDESNQEPAHKIVPNIETQATTRAFMDAAVTPESEPLRLASGIPGIKDPPVAKPRKKKINKTLQRKKEREWLLRQLENIEEATKHELTIEEA, from the exons ATGTCAGAGGAAGATGATTCTTTTCTGAATGTTAAAAGATCTCTGAAAAAGAGAACGGTGAAACACAGCACCCCAGTGGACTCAGTGTTCTCAAGAACAATTCCATCTTCTTTAGATCTGACAAATCAGTCAATCAAGGACCAAGATGCCACAAAGAGAGTTTATGGCTCTCCAATGCCAAAATCAAATCTAAGTAGATCATTATCTCAAGTAACATTAGTACGTGCTGATGTATACATCCCTCCTATGTCCCCAAGACCGCTTTCAACAGCATTTGATTTGCAAGAactaaataaagagaaaagccAAAGCTCTCGGCTTGTGTTTTCTAGAAGGAGGCTTTCCACTGTGTTGGCCTCTGATGAATCAAATCAAGAGCCAGCTCACAAGATTGTCCCAAACATAGAAACTCAAGCTACCACCAGAGCATTTATGGATGCTGCAGTAACTCCCGAGAGTGAACCCTTACGTCTTGCTTCCGGAATACCAGGGATAAAAGACCCCCCAGTAGCAAAAcccagaaagaagaaaattaataaaactctTCAG agaaagaaagaaagagaatggCTGCTTCGTCAACTTGAAAACATTGAGGAGGCAACTAAACATGAATTGACAATTGAAGAAGCTTGA
- the IGFBP1 gene encoding insulin-like growth factor-binding protein 1: MARASRMYVRCLLLSGRQAALARPLLSGMSGPQCALCRGWLRALLLRALLLLQAARLARGAQPVLCAPCTPEKLARCPPVPPDCPEAARQPGCGCCQICALGPGQPCGVYTARCRLGLRCRIPAGESRPLSALIQGHGTCLPASEAGEMRTEEPADSIEPDDMPLESTEITQDQQLNYQLMFPIGQDKSIPWNSITAYENMKAKRISEFKKWKEQSPCQKELYRALYKLVEAQRSRGEIYKFYLPNCNKNGFYHSKQCETLLNGESAECWCVYPKNGRRIPGSPAIKGDPECQQYLSSQE, translated from the exons ATGGCCCGGGCAAGCCGAATGTACGTGAGGTGCCTCCTGCTCTCAGGCCGCCAAGCTGCCCTCGCCCGGCCCCTGCTCAGCGGCATGAGTGGCCCGCAGTGCGCGCTGTGCCGCGGCTGGCTCCGGGCGCTGCTGCTccgggcgctgctgctgctgcaggccgCCCGCCTCGCCCGCGGCGCGCAGCCCGTGCTCTGCGCCCCCTGCACCCCGGAGAAGCTCGCTCGGTGCCCGCCCGTCCCGCCCGACTGTCCGGAGGCTGCTCGGCAGCCGGGCTGCGGCTGCTGTCAGATCTGCGCTCTCGGGCCGGGGCAGCCCTGTGGGGTCTACACCGCCCGCTGCCGCCTGGGACTCCGCTGCCGCATCCCTGCAGGAGAGTCCCGGCCGCTCTCCGCCCTCATCCAGGGGCACGGGACGTGCTTGCCCGCCAGCGAGGCCGGAGAGATGCGTACAGAAGAGCCGGCAG ATTCTATAGAACCTGATGATATGCCTCTGGAAAGCACTGAAATAACACAGGATCAGCAGCTGAACTATCAGTTGATGTTTCCCATAGGCCAGGATAAATcaattccctggaattccatCACTGCGTATGAAAACATGAAAGCAAAGAGAATATCTGAATTCAAGAAATGGAAAGAGCAG AGTCCTTGTCAGAAGGAGCTTTACAGAGCCCTGTATAAATTGGTGGAGGCTCAGAGAAGCAGAGGGGAGATTTACAAATTTTACTTGCCCAACTGCAACAAGAATGGATTTTACCACAGCAAACAG TGTGAAACTTTGCTGAATGGAGAGTCTGCTGAATGCTGGTGTGTCTATCCAAAAAACGGCAGAAGAATTCCCGGATCTCCAGCAATTAAAGGAGACCCAGAATGCCAACAGTATCTCAgctcacaggaataa